The DNA window atcttagtgaaatacacgaccattttgctgttgctatgggcgtggtcatggttgctagggatatttgcatacattgtttgaatgtttactcacttgcctaccagaagatattgttatttaaccaaaatatactgccatttagttgttgctaatggcgtggtcatggttgctagggccaattttgtcctAAAATCTGCAGaaaaacactttcagaaacatctaagtttcagactcattgaccaagtacgtTTTGagatttaagtttttgaccaaaaatgaacattttcacacctaatttgcatatcactcatggaatcattgtatggttaatatttctttgtccatacatccctagatgcattcccattaaatttcagcccaatctgctcagtggttttggaattatagatttttgaccaaaaagacacatttttagccctaatttacatatcactgatgggaccatcatatcatgaacaattcctagtaaaaacaccctgaagaatgtttcactcAAATTTCagcagtagtttttgagtttaagttttttgaccaaaaatcacattttttgacccaaatcacaaaccggtggtaagatcattttgatttgaacaatttcccaactagatacccACAGTAATGGAtgcaccaaatatcatggcaattggttcaggagtttttgactttaagttgtttacacacacacagacagatgccgagcgatccctatagcactactgaacatcagttcagttgtgctaaaaaattgAATAGCatttgcagaataacacttcttgAAACATTTCccaaagtactttttgagatatgtttttgaccaaaattcacatttatacttaatttgcatatccctGATGAGATCATCACATGCTTAATAGCTCTTCATACATCTGTGCATCTGATGAGGAGAAACCAAAACCacacagaccatatggaaaacaacgaaaaacataactacctgaactaagacactcacatatgaaaaaaaaaaaaaaaatttgaaataaaataagaaatcgaccctacccccacctattctaaaaatttAATGCaactggaaccacacaattgttttattCCGCCTAATCAAGATCATCATACGAGTTGAAGCCATTTGTGTAGAATTGTCGACATTTGCCTCTGTTAAGCACTTGCACTAGGAAAAGAGCCGTGATATATAGAGCTTACGAGTGTTCTTGTATGTCTAATAACAAGATAAAGAGTGGGTTAGTTGACTTAGTTTGGCGCCACCCGGTGGTGGCAGTCCTAGACGAAGTGGATACACATGCTTGTTAGAATTTCACAGAAAAGGGGATGTTTttcgtcggccatctaggttcgtggaatcgtaaaaagggggtgctttttcagatcaccctccaaGAATATGAGTAGGATGTCCCTTTTCTACTCTCTCTGTTGGAAGGAACTTTCCCCACGAAGGCCCGGAGAGGAAGATCCCGTAATCCAGGACCGTGTGCAGGTATGGATTAGGTGTCCAtgaaggtaaaacctcccggatttcggaaagAAGGGGGTTTTTGCAgcgattttctcccagattcactataaaaaaaaaggggggggggggttctttttcattgaaatattcttgGAAAAGGGCTAACAAGCATCCCATCCATCCATGACCCAGGGACTGCCACCTCCAGGGTGCGGGAGAGTCAGAATTGAAAGGGATGTTGTTCACCGAAAACACCCATTGTGAAGACTACCTGTACTGTCAATATATGTTGACGGCTCTTTGATGcattctgttttagagtaaattgttgcagaaaatccccacatgctaagctcttatgaccaggattcagtgtgtttcgaacacctcaattctggtcataagagctttgttagcatttgggtgttttctgcaacaatatACTCTAAAatagaagacatcaagggttgCGTAAACCACAGTCAATACAGACCTAAGGAAGGTGGTGTGGTTTTGCCTCTACTGTTTGTTCTGTCGCCGCtaactgacgcatcttttgatgtatcatgttttagagtaaaaattgttgcacaaaacggcaaattttgtgatttatgaccaggattgtgtgtgtctcaagcACCCAAATGCTTAGTCTcactgccagactcgtgactatcgtccctaagctTTGTATGCCGAGTGGCGCAGCCGTGAGTAGAGAGGGACTTGTCCCGAGTCTGGCTGGAAGCGTTTGGATAAAAATACCCGCCAATGAAACTAGTGAATAAACGATCTGTTCAAACATACTAGCTACTTAAAATTCTATATCCAGGAGAGTCTGTTATAAATAGCGACTAAGCATGGATTACGGATTTATTTACTTCAGTGAATGACAATGTCACTCATTGTTCATTGCATAATGCAATGAGGAAGAAGCTGCTGCATTTGGCACAGAAGCTATACAACACATAGtacacaacaaatgaaaatggagAAAGTAACAGAGAAAATATGGCATATATATGGCATGCAAGAAATGAAGCTTGCCAAACTGAAACCAAAACAAGAAGAGGCAATTATAGCATCTCTAAATTTGCCAACAGTGTACTTGAAGTCCCATCATGTATCAAATTGCACCTTTTTGTTATGAGTACTTCAACAACTGAACTGTTCGCATGTCTGTAGCGATAGCTGTATCACCTTTAGTAACATGATGACCAACCAAGTTAAATCGCTACAAGAGAGGAAAATTGGTGCCTTGTATCCCGCTGAGACTGGGTTAGCTGAACTTTGAAGTAATCATAcagtcagtataattactccaaggctgaaccatggatgtattacttaagcaataaaccaccccttgGGTATACCTTCCcaagggggtggtttatcgctattatattatactagtatattgaaaatatcagaaacaagataagaactaacgttttcttgTTTCATAAGCGCCtctgtgactaatttgcataacaataatgCTGCTTTCAAGATAGCTGATCTTGGCCACAACCATGAcatgaacgtcgtgcagcgactggatttattttatctgctagtcgtttctggggataatctgtacattgatcggctcattaaaagtgcacaatgatgaataaacaacctgtttgactcaaagtataaacttgaagtgatttattgaatacagcgtgcttcgattGTTCCCGGTCGGCTGACTTTGCAACTCGGTGAAATGAGACGATAGCCCAGACATGgcggcaggttgatatttacaatgtatttatattactggaagttatgTCAGTAGactttcgggtttgaggatttccctattggattgatgactgatactctagcaGACAGATTTCtgtttagattaatggtaagtcggccagtgtaagctcttgcacttgcttcatttttatgacaggacaggacagctcaccaatgtttgcACTCCAGCCGCGCCAAGGCTAGGCTGGaaccgatctcgtgcatgccttgaccttagtacatgtaataggcgatgatttgtacaaatacgcgatgacttggATGCTttctcgtagacgaacaaaatttggacgcgtgccaaccaTGCATTATCGCGcattttagacgtgctagttcgatgtctagaccaatcagatctctcgatttgtgCCAtgaatatactggtataatataatagtgaaTACATTCATGGCTGAACTTAAGCAACGCTAAAAACATGGTGAATGTCGGTTCATCCTAGCAAGTCCAAAGTCGCTTctacaaaacaaagaaattagGCAACCTTTACAGACTCAACCCTAGAGACATAGTTTGTGAAGTATTTGTTGATGAAGTTCACTGCGTGGCCAAGTTTTTACTATTAACGATTTTCGTAATCAGTGTATATCACCAGTCAGGCCACTTCCGGGTTAAGCATCTGTATACTTCTCTTCGATTTACCGGATGAGCCAATATTGTATTCAAGGATAGTCATACAAGTTAATGGAATTATTGGGGTATTTTCGAAATGCAaagaaataccatcactgatGTCTGCTACCATAAACTGTACGGGAGCAGACACCGgtgacagtattttttttaaagataatcAATTGTAGTTACAATGAAGGCCAAGATTTATCAGGAAGACAGTGGcgatgtttgaaatatgaacGAAAACATTCGTTGTTTAACGATTTTGACAGGTAGAACATGTTCTCCAGTCGACTTGATGGGATAATAGTTGGCTATATTTTATGTGGTCACCATATACTttaaccagtgtttttgttaccgTAGACATCAGGAGTCAGACaacaaatattaccaccaccacTGTGCGTAGGCTACTACACATGTCTTTGTTATGATCGCAGGACTGTGTTGAGatattatttgcatactttgGCCAACCCACATAATGACGACATCACATTCCTTTCCAAAACGCTTCCAGCCAGACTTGGGACAAGTCCCTCTCTTCTTGCGGCTAAGCCACTCGGCATACATAaaaagattagggacgatagtaacgagtctggcagcgagaatACCAtatgctaagcttttatgacagaGTGTAACttttaaacctaatttgcatagctGATCCTTTGCAGTTGCAGTTGAACTTGAAGTAGACACCGTATAAATCCCAACCAAATTCAAAGGTGATCAGTACAATGAGGTTGTACATAGGCGGAAAGAAACACCTTTCCCAAGCCCTGATTGCTGTAACTTATAAGCAGATGAACTCAAGGAGACTGACTAGTGATTGACACAATAGTTTGGGTTCAGTACTGTGACGTAATCTACTGAATTAGTCTGCCATGCCATTTAATTACATTGTCTAGGATCTAGGAACTGGCTTTCTGCAAACGCCACGACTGCATTCGACATTCGCCTCTGTGCCTCGTGTACTCCATTTGTCACATCTAAGGTTAGGGTGGATTCATTTTGCACAAGTCATGCTTGAGTACCGTGGCATATACATCCCCAAAAACTTCAGCGAGAGCTATCTATGTAGGCGAACGTATATGTATTCGACATTCTGCCTCAGCACTGCGGCGTCTCCGATCTCGATCGGTACGAAAGTTCGGCTAATTtcaatctcagaccaccaaacacaCAAGCTTGTTATGAGTAAATGCACGACTGTGTGCGACGCTACATGACTTCAACAACTACTCTTACCTTATCTGTGGTCAAGAGGTCAAATATCAAGAAGTCAGGAGCATGATTCATCGATCAATGCACGACACCAATCACAGTACTAGTACAGTCCTGTGCCAGacaagttgacatacatatgtCATGTGTGATACACAATGGGGGCGTTGACGTCATAAGTTTTCCCGCGAAAAACGAGTGTGCAGGAGCAGACGCTGGATGGAGCATGGTATACACACTAGCGCCACTAACGACAAGAATATTCAAATACTCTTCGCTGTATTTTTTTACGACTCAGTCCACAAAACGTTTGACCACAAAGTCAGCCTAAAGATTGAGAACGtaaatatttgtcttttatTCATTTCTAAAAGCGTTTCATTACACAGTTCCGTAACATTCATATGTTTACACTTTTtcggtttttttttgtaaaaaaaaaagaagaaaccCTATGTGTAACAAGAACTTGTTTtcaccacccacccacccacccctcAAAAAACTCCATAGAGGACAGATGGGatgaaataatataatactttaATTTTGTCTTCCTTTATGGTTACTTAAAATGAATCCGACAAtagtaaatataaacatatttccTAAACTTTAAATATCAGAATGAATTATTCAACATAGGAATAGCAAAAAAGTTAACAATCTTTGTGAcgaaatcatttcaaatttgacaattagCCTAATTTCAATTCACTCTATTtcaaattgattatttgattggcCAGAATGTGCCACGGATTATAATGCCTGctacatacaaatacagaaacaaaggaaaataaaaacaatacgAACACATTGCATAAATCGACctaaaacataaaaacaaaatacacgcTAGCGTAGTTTTCATACTCGGCATAAGCCAAAGAACCAATAGACTCCATGGTCTATTTTACCACAGGTCTATGCATATGATCAGATATGAAGAACACAATTTCCATCAAATTTTATCCTCTCCAaaacaaattgttaaaatactgtatttggaaatgttttgacttttcCAAAATGCCAAAAAGAGCAAATTACCATATTTAAGGCTTATATTGTTCATGTTTTGTTCATGGGTAATTATTGTAAAAACGCGGTAGTAGCTAGTCTTTATTAAATTGTTGAGATTATTTTTGTCTTATTGCCATTAGCCTACCTTTAGACTTTTGAATgactatcgctactacactatGCTGCCATCGTAACTGacatatgatttttttttaattctcgctttcaaaaaaatccaaatttcagttaggatagcggaatagcgTAGTGGCGATAGTCCTTGAAGTCTATATAGAGTTGTGGAAGACTTGTCTGAAGTGAATACAATCTTGAATAAACGCTAATAACGGAATAGTTGATTACTCAATAGTACACAGGATTCTGTTCAAATCCTAGCTGTTGTGGATGGTTCCCAATGGTCAATCCAGATATCCAAGTTTATATACAAATGATCGTGCATACACGATATTGTAGTAAAACAATTCAATGTTGCACCCACGTTCATAAGTTGTTTGTGGTGTCTCCTGTTCTTTTATTTGAAACCGACGTTCCTGTTGACGAAGGTGCTGACACAGCATTATTCTTAAAACATAACGTCGAATATTTGTGTTGCCACTTGTCAGAGCGTTTCATATGATAATTGTTAAATGCTGGTATAATACTAGGTGTCTCAGGGTATGTTGTGTGGGTACTGTCTGTGGTTGTATAACTCGACACGTCATTTATCGGAAGACAAGGAGAACGACAATCAGGCAtcaaatatatatgttgtagCTCGGCTGACGAAGGTGTTGTTGATCTTTGCAACGATTCACATCTCGTGGCAACCAAAGGAATCCTAGGAATTTTTGGGACTTGAATGTGTGCCGGTGTAGTATATTGAGTGACATGCTGTGCCGGTGTAGTACACTGAGTGACATGTTGTGCCGGTGAAGTAAACTGAGCGACATGCTGTGCCGGTGAAGTAAACTGAGTGACGTGTTGTGCCGGTGAAGTAAACTGAGCGACATGTTGTGCTGGGGTCGTAAACTCGACAACTTGTACATGTTGTCTAGGTACAGTCAATGTGAGCTCAGTGTCAGCGACCCGCTGCGTTGGGATAGTAAATTTGTCGACCTGGGTTGGTATTGGGGAAGCTATTTCGGCTTTAAGTTTCATAGTTGGTTCATTTGATATGAGATCCAACATTTGCAGGAcatctttttgtaatttaaagtcCATTTCAAATCCTAGTTTTGGTTTCATCATCGGCTCTCGAAGACATGCATCGACACTAGTCTTCATTTCTATGATACTTTTGGAAAAGAAAGCATAAAACATAGTTGTGAGATTCAATGTGCGTCACTGAAAATTGTACAGTATGATAAAAGTTAGACACACACAAACGTAGTTGCAATAATTAGTGTTAGTTCTGAGTTTTTTTCGTTCCTGGGTTAACTATGGTTTGAACTCCGGAacgaagaaaacaaacaaaaaacaacaacaacaaaacctcAAATTCTAATATTATTGCCGCTATTAAACACAAACGAAGTGTTAAAAAACGCAGAATCTACACGTGCACTTTTTACAACTTGATCAGAAATATCAACATTGCAATCACCCTGAAAGTACACAAATATTATGCACTCGTACATTTAGTACAAAGTAACGATCATCTAATAAAAGTCTTACCTTTGTCTTAGAGTCTGGAAatcctgaaatgaaatgatggGAAGACAATATTAATAACAACACCAAGTAATTAGAGTACAGTTGTTGTAATACCAGAAATTAATTGAAGAACTGTGTTTAAATTGTGCAAAAGATTATTTTATAGTACTTTTTAGTTACCGCAAAGAACACATAAATGTATGTTAAAGTGAAGACGCTGTGTTCATTTACGTATTTGATGtttaaaacaatacaaattGGTAACCTGAATACGAGTAGAATCCATGGATACAATGTGTGCTTCGTTGTCTATTCTTTATACATGTGTCATAGTTAGGTAGCCCATATAACATTACACACATACTTAGGTAGCCCATATAACATTACACACATACTTAGGTAGCCCATATAACATTACACACATACTTAGGTAGCCCGTATAACATTCAAGTTACACACATACTTTGGCAATTGATTCGTTATCAATGTTCTGCAATACATCTTCAACATGGGTAATTGCATGT is part of the Glandiceps talaboti chromosome 2, keGlaTala1.1, whole genome shotgun sequence genome and encodes:
- the LOC144453355 gene encoding E3 ubiquitin-protein ligase TRIM63-like, whose protein sequence is MAMSQRSEIMNGLEYELTCPICMEIFQQPLKLPCEHDLCQRCADNLLKSQPDREGRRPRRFRCPECREKIRVDERGVHGLRRNVRLQNIIDRFVASSKAALDERLKTSIELNVSNYKALPNTYCHDEKRKALEDMKEMLSSEIDKLSTANTRVENMLAEMNNMKCFIRDDSLKCKKTLDCEIESLLDLIQKRKADLIEKINRKHLEKVQFIDDRIQKCHKVLDDGQHAITHVEDVLQNIDNESIAKDFQTLRQSIIEMKTSVDACLREPMMKPKLGFEMDFKLQKDVLQMLDLISNEPTMKLKAEIASPIPTQVDKFTIPTQRVADTELTLTVPRQHVQVVEFTTPAQHVAQFTSPAQHVTQFTSPAQHVAQFTSPAQHVTQCTTPAQHVTQYTTPAHIQVPKIPRIPLVATRCESLQRSTTPSSAELQHIYLMPDCRSPCLPINDVSSYTTTDSTHTTYPETPSIIPAFNNYHMKRSDKWQHKYSTLCFKNNAVSAPSSTGTSVSNKRTGDTTNNL